The Corvus moneduloides isolate bCorMon1 chromosome 1, bCorMon1.pri, whole genome shotgun sequence nucleotide sequence AGAGGGCCCCACAATGGCCACTGTCTGGCAGGGGGGCAGGGTGAGGCTGAAGTCCTGAAGGACAGGGTAGCCAGGCCGGGTGGGATaactgcagggagaggagcaggggctgcaggccTGCAGGCACATGGTGCCAACCCCCCAGTCCATGGGGTGGCTCAGGAAGccgtgtggggctgggcaggggcccGGTGGGACTCACCTGAAGGAGACGTGATGGAAGCAGATGTGTCCGAGCAGGGAGTGGGCAGGGATGGAGACCCCGCCCTGCAGCGGCACGGGCGGCTCCAGCCTCAGGAGCTCAAAGACACGGGCACCGGCGCTCAGACCCCGCACCACCTGTGGGGGAACAGCAGGAGCACCTCATGGACCCCCAGGTCCCCAGACCCCACCTCACTGGCGCTCAGACCCCACACGTCCCACAGGGAGGGTGGTGAAAGCACCCCCGGAGCCCTAAACCTGAACCTGCAGCCTCAGGGGGTGCCAGGACCCCCCACCTCACCTACCTGGCCCATCAGGATGGAGATGTTGGCCAAGGACCTGGGAGGTACAAGGGCAGAGGTTGagctcagggctgtgtggggTACAGGTGGTGCCAGGGGTACTGGGGGTACCACTGGGCCCTGCCCTGACCTTTGCACTGTCTGCGAGGCCACCAGGAAGGACATGAGGTCACCAGGCGAGAGCTCATCTCCAGCCATCAGGGAGCCACCAACAAAGATGGTTCCCAGGACGATGCCTGTGGGGTAGGCACAAAGCTGGGATTTGAAGGGGACATGCAGAAGGAGCATTTAGAGGAGGTCCTGCCCAAGGGAGTCCCACCCTACAGCCATCGAGGTTCCACTCTATGGCCCCTGCTCACCATTAAGCGCCAGGTTGGAGAGCCCCTGGAAGGCAGCGATGCCGAGTCCCAGCCGCTCGCTCAGCTGTCCAGCACGGTCCACCTCGACAGAGAAcagcctggggcagggatgggttGGGGTCCCCACTTCCACACCCTCGCCACCCCCAAGTCCCCCCCACCCTTACCCTGCTTGCTGCTCCTCCATGGCGAAGGCGCGCACAGTCCGCACGTTGCCCAGGGCCTCGTCAGCCACCACGGTGGCCTTGGCCACCTGCAGGGATAGGGAGGACAGTGGGGACACCTCACGCTGTGGCCTCGGGGGTGGTAGAACTGGGGGGCTCAGGTGAGGGTtacctgttcctgtgcctggCGGGAGAGGCTGCGGAGGAAGGTGCCGATGACGGCCCCGGAGCCCACCAGCACCGGCAGCGCCACGAGCAGGAGCGCCGTGAGCTTGGGCGAGAGCAGGTACAGCGACACGAAGCAGCCGGCGGTCTGGGTGCTGCTGCGCaggccctggggaggggggcacAGTGGGTGGGGAGCTGAGGGGATGGGGGACTACCGGGCTTGCCCAGGAGATGGCCGGGCTCACCTGGGAGATGGCCAGCTTGAAGGAAGACTTGAACTCCTGGATGTCGGCCGTCAGCCGTGTCACCAGCTGCCCCGTGCGCGTGGCGTCAAAGAAGGccacctcctgcctgccaggggAGTGGTGGGTGGGGGTCCCTGCGCCCCCACCTCTCCCATCCCCCGTCCCTGCCGGGGCTacctgagcagggcagtgaaGAGCGCCTTGCGCATGTTGCCGGCCACCTGCTCGCCGACGCGAGCCAGCAGCGCGATGTACCCGAAGGTCAGCAGGCCCTGTGGGACGGCGGCGTCAGCAGGGCCAGGAAGGATCCCCCACCCACCCTTTCGGGGGGTCGGCGCTCACCTGCAGGCAGTAGACGGCAAGGAGGCGCAGGGCCGGGCGCCGCACCTCGCGCAGGTACGTGGGGACGTGGCCGCGGGCGCATCGGGCCACCACGTTcaccagctgccccagcagcaccgGGATGTGCACGTTGAGCAGGGCCGCGCCCAGCGCCAGCTGCGGGGACAGACAGGGACAGCGGTGTCACGGCACCGGGACAGCAGGACATCAGGAGTGTGTCATGCCATTGCACCGGGACACCAGCTGGCCTGGCACAGCACCGGGACAGTGGGTGTCATGCCATGGCATTGGGACAGCAGAATCAGGATGGTAGGTGTCACGCAGGACAGTGGCTGCCACACCATGACATGGGGACAAGGGGCCACGCCCCTGCACAGAGACTGTGGCCATCACACTGTGGCACTAGGACAGTGGCAGCCAGTGACAGGCACTGGGATGGTGGGTGTCATACCATGGCAATGGGACAGCGGCCATCGTGCTGTGGCACCGGGACAGTGTGTCATTCCACAGCACAGGTGTGACACAGGGACGGTGGGGATAAGGGGGACCATGGCCACCCACTCGCCCCTGCTCACCAGGACGGCAGCTGAGAGTGCCAGGAGCTTCGGGCGCAGGAAGGTCCAGAACAGCGGCCAATCAAAGGGGGGCTCCGTGGGGGACTCTGGAGGCTCGGGACcaccagggacagcagggggcACCGCGGGGACAGTGGCCTCCTGGCAGCGCGCAGCTGTgcgcagcagccccagcaccacgCAGCCTGTGGCTGAGCCGGCCAGGAGCAGGCGGGGGGCCGGAGATGCGGGTGGCAGCCGGGGGGCCCTGGCCagccccaggtgccccccaTACCTGAAACTGGGGAGAGGGGTGAGTGAAGGGTGCCCCAACGAGGGGAGCCCCAGGGAACCCGGGGACCCCCAGCAGGGGCAGCACTCCCCCACAGTCCGGTGCAGGGAGACCCCCAccatgctcctgctgcttcccggcagccccgagccccccgaAGCCCCCACGGATCGCCCCGGGGACCTCAGAATCTCATCTCCCACCACCAAGAGTTGTGTTCCTCCCTCCAAGGGACCCAGGAGTCCAGGATCCCCCCAGGACTGCCTGGAACCCCAGAGTCCTGGCTCCCCCCACCAAGAGTTGGGGTGCCCCCACCACCC carries:
- the ABCB8 gene encoding mitochondrial potassium channel ATP-binding subunit isoform X1 — protein: MVGVSLHRTVGECCPCWGSPGSLGLPSLGHPSLTPLPSFRYGGHLGLARAPRLPPASPAPRLLLAGSATGCVVLGLLRTAARCQEATVPAVPPAVPGGPEPPESPTEPPFDWPLFWTFLRPKLLALSAAVLLALGAALLNVHIPVLLGQLVNVVARCARGHVPTYLREVRRPALRLLAVYCLQGLLTFGYIALLARVGEQVAGNMRKALFTALLRQEVAFFDATRTGQLVTRLTADIQEFKSSFKLAISQGLRSSTQTAGCFVSLYLLSPKLTALLLVALPVLVGSGAVIGTFLRSLSRQAQEQVAKATVVADEALGNVRTVRAFAMEEQQAGLFSVEVDRAGQLSERLGLGIAAFQGLSNLALNGIVLGTIFVGGSLMAGDELSPGDLMSFLVASQTVQRSLANISILMGQVVRGLSAGARVFELLRLEPPVPLQGGVSIPAHSLLGHICFHHVSFSYPTRPGYPVLQDFSLTLPPCQTVAIVGPSGGGKSTVAALLERFYEPTAGTITLDGHDIASLDPSWLRGQVIGFISQEPVLFGTTIMENIRFGKPGASDAEVYEAARLANADGFIRSFPQGYDTIVGERGTALSGGQKQRIAIARALLKDPAVLILDEATSALDAQAERAVQEALDRAATGRTVLLIAHRLSTIRGAQLIAVLAHGRVAEAGTHEELVRRGGVYAELIRQQTKEGS
- the ABCB8 gene encoding mitochondrial potassium channel ATP-binding subunit isoform X3, producing MPLPVLLLRAAGAWTRLRPPSALGRRYGGHLGLARAPRLPPASPAPRLLLAGSATGCVVLGLLRTAARCQEATVPAVPPAVPGGPEPPESPTEPPFDWPLFWTFLRPKLLALSAAVLLALGAALLNVHIPVLLGQLVNVVARCARGHVPTYLREVRRPALRLLAVYCLQGLLTFGYIALLARVGEQVAGNMRKALFTALLRQEVAFFDATRTGQLVTRLTADIQEFKSSFKLAISQGLRSSTQTAGCFVSLYLLSPKLTALLLVALPVLVGSGAVIGTFLRSLSRQAQEQVAKATVVADEALGNVRTVRAFAMEEQQAGLFSVEVDRAGQLSERLGLGIAAFQGLSNLALNGIVLGTIFVGGSLMAGDELSPGDLMSFLVASQTVQRSLANISILMGQVVRGLSAGARVFELLRLEPPVPLQGGVSIPAHSLLGHICFHHVSFSYPTRPGYPVLQDFSLTLPPCQTVAIVGPSGGGKSTVAALLERFYEPTAGTITLDGHDIASLDPSWLRGQVIGFISQEPVLFGTTIMENIRFGKPGASDAEVYEAARLANADGFIRSFPQGYDTIVGERGTALSGGQKQRIAIARALLKDPAVLILDEATSALDAQAERAVQEALDRAATGRTVLLIAHRLSTIRGAQLIAVLAHGRVAEAGTHEELVRRGGVYAELIRQQTKEGS
- the ABCB8 gene encoding mitochondrial potassium channel ATP-binding subunit isoform X2, whose amino-acid sequence is MPLPVLLLRAAGAWTRLRPPSALGRSFRYGGHLGLARAPRLPPASPAPRLLLAGSATGCVVLGLLRTAARCQEATVPAVPPAVPGGPEPPESPTEPPFDWPLFWTFLRPKLLALSAAVLLALGAALLNVHIPVLLGQLVNVVARCARGHVPTYLREVRRPALRLLAVYCLQGLLTFGYIALLARVGEQVAGNMRKALFTALLRQEVAFFDATRTGQLVTRLTADIQEFKSSFKLAISQGLRSSTQTAGCFVSLYLLSPKLTALLLVALPVLVGSGAVIGTFLRSLSRQAQEQVAKATVVADEALGNVRTVRAFAMEEQQAGLFSVEVDRAGQLSERLGLGIAAFQGLSNLALNGIVLGTIFVGGSLMAGDELSPGDLMSFLVASQTVQRSLANISILMGQVVRGLSAGARVFELLRLEPPVPLQGGVSIPAHSLLGHICFHHVSFSYPTRPGYPVLQDFSLTLPPCQTVAIVGPSGGGKSTVAALLERFYEPTAGTITLDGHDIASLDPSWLRGQVIGFISQEPVLFGTTIMENIRFGKPGASDAEVYEAARLANADGFIRSFPQGYDTIVGERGTALSGGQKQRIAIARALLKDPAVLILDEATSALDAQAERAVQEALDRAATGRTVLLIAHRLSTIRGAQLIAVLAHGRVAEAGTHEELVRRGGVYAELIRQQTKEGS